From one Eucalyptus grandis isolate ANBG69807.140 chromosome 9, ASM1654582v1, whole genome shotgun sequence genomic stretch:
- the LOC120288386 gene encoding uncharacterized protein LOC120288386 — protein sequence MAENRHETTTNQSSKGGKVWGKAGGGPTGSNGDQRWPDRGGTGLGRGGFARGKTPGREGRRLNARRRAGGVDGGPAACGSDGELRLMLQRPSRSIGTSSSKPRGRKKVSTAAEEGGGEAEMNDGVAERVMHGRGRGRRDGRRRSSVSCYFRSSSTSGSLVCTKKKGRKEFGHKGEKRDEREEEIRVDWSKNEGEGSKVS from the coding sequence ATGGCTGAAAACAGACATGAAACAACCACAAATCAAAGTAGCAAGGGCGGCAAGGTGTGGGGGAAGGCCGGTGGAGGTCCAACAGGGTCGAATGGCGACCAAAGGTGGCCGGATAGGGGTGGAACAGGGCTGGGTAGAGGCGGATTTGCACGGGGGAAAACGCCAGGACGCGAGGGGCGGCGGCTGAACGCGCGGCGTCGCGCGGGTGGTGTGGACGGCGGCCCGGCGGCGTGCGGCAGTGATGGCGAGCTGCGGCTTATGCTCCAACGTCCTTCTAGATCTATTGGGACGTCGAGCAGCAAGCCGAGGGGGAGAAAGAAGGTGTCCACGGCGGCTGAGGAGGGTGGGGGAGAGGCGGAGATGAATGATGGAGTGGCAGAGCGGGTGATGCACGGGCGCGGGCGTGGGCGGCGGGACGGGCGGCGGCGGTCTTCGGTGAGCTGTTACTTccgttcttcttcaacttctggTTCACTGGTTTGcacaaagaagaagggaagaaaggagTTCGGTCACAAGGGGGAGAAGAGAgacgagagagaagaagagataagggTTGACTGGTCAAAAAATGAAGGTGAAGGAAGCAAAGTGAGTTAG